Proteins from a genomic interval of Diprion similis isolate iyDipSimi1 chromosome 10, iyDipSimi1.1, whole genome shotgun sequence:
- the LOC124411638 gene encoding RAD50-interacting protein 1, producing MDKIKDKVIQEFNAELGSDLKNLGKIRQLHERLQDERNKIEKSLSLASTEAPSKVKAAIEGVDRINNEIDEMVKVSNDLEQVLIEQLQQDSKIDGIRDNVEKIGELQRALSYLYLVKSIEDICDEIEGSLLVKDDKLTINLYTNLTERSSQLQSSTCHHLVTYLHDTLHFWHNYLKDKFTAEYNEILKALKWPFCGSNLSLSTTPSLDAMARFSTVTEYLLQLQLPEETTKPAVTSSLLTDFVPVSLPILLLIRPLRRRFIYHFTGAKQTNRSDKPEWFFTQILTWIRDHAEWVRVNVQPIVNSLGLDRINAKVEFMRGLVQLAVEKLYSELPNMQYDDALFAHLIDEALGFERELRDTLLYPASQPATVFVLTQAQIFVKWVNMEKKYATEKMDAILSSETAWERLMGTDIDDMKVTECAEAFLTLLMTITDRYSHLPQPGHRLQFLELQLELVDDWRVRLLQLLHEDYEDPLISIIPKILNTLHYVSSVLTEWGATPDFLRLHYFKKQSDVTELSVEKLAETSENPGDEDGFVFDEALALLQRMERELVNEITDSVALDVKAKSRPYRTDKWFAMQSEKELASLSVTPSGCPMFQELAARLNTLQNILALPLFNKAWRNLAAQLDEYLLEEIAMVNHFNSGGAAQLQYDIVRNLLPLFGLYTNKPEAYFPLIKEATILLNMALGSAMLLLQALEGNEDTAEVLADVGVYKMSEDIAMIVLRNRTDISSQ from the exons ATGGATAAAATCAAAGACAAGGTCATACAAGAATTCAACGCCGAATTGGGTTCGGATTTAAAGAACCTTGGAAAAATTCGTCAGCTACACGAGCGACTACAAGACGAGAGAAATAAGATCGAAaaatcg CTTTCGCTAGCATCAACGGAGGCTCCGTCAAAGGTAAAAGCAGCCATAGAAGGAGTTGATAGGATAAACAATGAAATAGATGAGATGGTAAAAGTCAGCAATGATTTGGAACAAGTTCTAATCGAACAGCTTCAGCAAGATTCTAAAATTGATGGGATTCGAGATAACGTTGAGAAGATAGGAGAACTTCAAAGAGCGTTGTCATACTTGTACTTGGTCAAATCCATCGAGGATATATG CGACGAAATAGAGGGTTCTCTATTAGTAAAGGATGACAAGCTGACGATAAATCTGTACACTAACTTGACGGAAAGAAGTTCACAATTACAATCGTCCACTTGTCATCATCTCGTAACTTACCTACACGACACTCTTCACTTTTGGCATAATTATCTCAAAGATAAATTCACAGC AGAATACAACGAAATTTTGAAGGCACTAAAATGGCCGTTTTGTGGCAGCAATTTGAGTCTTTCAACTACTCCTTCGCTAGATGCAATGGCGAGGTTCAGTACCGTTACGGAATACTTGCTGCAACTACAGCTACC TGAAGAAACGACGAAACCTGCGGTCACCTCGTCGCTTTTAACCGATTTTGTACCAGTGAGCTTGCCAATTTTATTGCTGATTCGGCCCCTCAGACGTAGATTCATATACCATTTCACAGGCGCAAAGCAAACTAATCGCTCGGACAAACCTGAGTGGTTTTTCACTCAGATACTTACATGGATCAGAGATCACGCCGAATGGGTGAGGGTGAATGTACAACCAATTGTAAATTCTTTGGGACTTGATCGCATCAATGCTAAG gtCGAATTCATGCGAGGACTGGTTCAACTTGCtgtggaaaaattatattcagaaTTACCAAACATGCAGTACGACGATGCTCTCTTTGCACATCTAATCGACGAGGCTCTAGGCTTTGAAAGAGAGTTGAGGGACACGTTATTGTATCCAGCTAGTCAACCAGCCACAGTTTTTGTACTAACTCAAGcacagatttttgtcaaatgGGTTAATATGGAAAAGAAAT ATGCAACGGAAAAAATGGACGCTATTTTGAGCTCTGAGACTGCATGGGAAAGGTTGATGGGTACAGATATAGACGACATGAAAGTAACGGAGTGCGCGGAAGCTTTTCTCACTCTTCTAATGACTATCACTGATAGATACAGTCATCTGCCACAACCGGGTCACAG GTTACAATTTCTCGAACTACAGCTAGAACTGGTGGACGATTGGCGCGTTCGTTTGTTGCAATTGCTGCACGAGGATTACGAAGATCCGCTGATTTCCATCATTCCTAAAATCTTGAATACGCTGCACTACGTATCTAGTGTTCTTACAGAATGGGGTGCCACCCCG GACTTCTTGCGGCTTCACTATTTCAAAAAACAGTCAGACGTTACAGAATTATCTGTAGAAAAATTGGCTGAAACTTCCGAAAATCCCGGGGACGAAGATGGTTTTGTATTCGACGAAGCTCTCGCATTGCTACAAAGGATGGAACGCGAGTTGGTGAATGAAATAACCGACTCTGTGGCACTGGATGTGAAAGCTAAAAGCAGACCGTACAGAACTGACAA ATGGTTTGCAATGCAATCGGAAAAAGAATTGGCGTCGTTGTCCGTAACTCCGAGTGGTTGTCCCATGTTTCAAGAGCTGGCTGCTCGTCTCAACACGCTTCAGAACATTCTTGCACTACCGTTGTTCAACAAGGCTTGGAGAAATCTTGCAGCACAACTCGATGAA TATTTGCTCGAGGAGATCGCTATGGTCAATCATTTCAACTCTGGGGGTGCGGCTCAATTACAGTACGATATTGTCAGAAATCTCCTTCCGCTCTTTGGTTTGTACACAAACAAGCCAGAAGCTTACTTTCCGCT GATCAAGGAGGCTACGATTCTTTTAAACATGGCGTTAGGTTCAGCGATGCTGTTGTTACAAGCATTAGAGGGCAACGAAGATACGGCTGAAGTACTAGCGGATGTCGGAGTTTATAAAATGTCCGAAGACATAGCGATGATTGTCCTGCGAAACAGAACTGACATAAGTTCGCAATAA
- the LOC124411640 gene encoding glucose dehydrogenase [FAD, quinone]-like, whose translation MIFILKYFAFIIYGILIFLFANYLKFANIYDKYFNWSHNDMENSKFYDYVVVGAGSAGSVIAARLSKAGEKTLLLEAGGAVPPFLNIPVLTPLFQQSVFDWQHVTVPQKHACKGLINNQSKWPMGKILGGSSRLNYMAYVRGHAADYSDWFPDLEEFINTGNDSLNVNYNNWYTDLPEAILNGVAELGQNVGNINRDLDIGFMKVELTSKDGERWSSDRLLHRDIEKLTVITNAHVNKVLLKEKKAVGVEFEKLGTQLKAFAKKGVILCAGAIGTPKLLMLSGIGPRDHLKGLKIEVVNNLPVGQNLVDHILTGLDLVVLNTTLPLNVLNVLNPLSAFNYFFHGKGPWTSAGIEVVGTLHSTKSNRKRDPPDIQLMVMPVGISQDGGIALRKIMGISDEVFRDYFSPLTHETAVNILPVLLHPKSSGDIKLQSSDPADPPIIDPKYLSVQEDVEVLIDGIQFVKKLIKTRAMQKLGATLYTKHYPSCKEFSFNSKEYWECYVRHVTLTSYHPAGTCRIGSVVDEFFRVYNTENLYVVDASVLPVLPSGNINTAVVMCAEKAARLLIDKKFVIQKSQCHTTDFIQYLFYASQVKN comes from the exons ATGATTTTCATACTCAAGTACTTCGCTTTTATTATTTAcggaattttgatatttttatttgcaaattatCTCAAATTTGCCAATATTTATGATAAATACTTTAACTGGTCTCACAACGATATGGagaattcaaaattctatGATTATGTTGTTG TCGGTGCAGGCAGCGCTGGGTCTGTAATCGCTGCCAGATTGTCCAAAGCTGGGGAGAAAACTTTGCTATTGGAAGCAGGTGGTGCAGTTCCTCCATTCTTGAATATCCCTGTACTAACTCCGTTATTCCAACAGTCTGTCTTCGACTGGCAGCATGTTACCGTTCCGCAAAAACATGCTTGCAAAGGATTAATCAATAAT CAAAGCAAGTGGCCGATGGGAAAAATCTTAGGAGGATCGAGTAGACTAAATTATATGGCTTATGTTCGCGGTCACGCCGCTGATTACAGCGATTGGTTCCCCGATCTTGAGG AATTTATAAACACAGGAAACGATTCTTTGaatgtaaattataataattggtACACGGATTTACCTGAAGCTATATTGAACGGAGTTGCAGAACTGGGACAAAATGTTGGAAATATAAACAGAGATCTAGACATTG GATTCATGAAAGTGGAATTGACCTCAAAGGATGGAGAGAGATGGAGTAGCGACAGACTGTTACATagggatattgaaaaattaactgtCATCACTAACGCTCATGTTAATAAG gttttattgaaagaaaagaaagccgTTGGAGTTGAATTTGAGAAACTGGGAACCCAGCTGAAAGCCTTTGCCAAAAAGGGGGTCATTCTCTGTGCCGGAGCAATTGGCACTCCGAAGCTATTAATGCTCTCAGGAATAGGTCCGAGAGACCATCTTAAAGGTCTAAAG ATCGAAGTAGTGAACAATTTACCTGTGGGTCAGAATTTGGTGGATCATATTCTTACCGGTCTTGACTTAGTCGTGCTCAATACAACTTTACCACTGAACGTATTGAATGTTCTAAATCCTCTGTCAGCGTTCAACTACTTCTTTCACGGCAAAG GTCCTTGGACTTCAGCGGGCATCGAAGTTGTTGGTACATTGCATAGTACTAAATCAAATCGAAAACGCGATCCGCCAGATATACAACTGATGGTAATGCCAGTTGGAATATCTCAAGATGGTGGTATCGCATTGAGGAAAATTATGGGTATATCAGACGAG GTATTTCgcgattatttttctccacTGACCCACGAAACAGCTGTCAACATATTACCGGTTTTATTGCATCCAAAAAGCTCTGGGGATATCAAATTACAAAGTTCTGATCCAGCCGATCCCCCTATTATCGATCCAAAGTATCTTTCCGTTCAAGAAGACGTTGAAGTTCTGATAGATg GTATAcaattcgtgaaaaaattgatcaaaacaAGAGCCATGCAGAAACTGGGCGCGACTCTTTACACAAAACATTACCCAAGCTGCaaggaattttcattcaacagtAAAGAATATTGGGAATGTTACGTCAGACATGTTACTTTGACATCTTATCATCCCGCAGGAACCTGTCGCATCGGTAGCGTTGtagatgaatttttcag GGTCTATAACACTGAAAACCTCTACGTAGTTGATGCGTCGGTACTTCCAGTATTACCAAGTGGCAATATCAATACCGCAGTTGTAATGTGCGCAGAAAAAGCAGCTCGATTATTAATTGACAAGAAATTTGTCATACAGAAATCGCAGTGTCATACAACAGATTTTATCCAATACTTATTCTACGCTTCTCAGGTGAAGAACTGA
- the LOC124411636 gene encoding katanin-interacting protein-like: MEKVTSDDTSISESNGIFNKLPPWLVEMTESVKKLKTPEERLNLLSCKPFASDELSISPAICSMITGVTEKRNRSYEEPRRLSFAVETPDGVGGCIILQSSTTTSLPNTPNDEHEFSRTYSALSAFSLPESNENKFAMLDTYLEKKDVQEAVDSKSGVTSLECLRSSSESKPSAETEQLLDRTVLDRKPIERLAANHSTIDVQIKKTKRTTRQQQQVTGKSSKIHIPPYRRTSTNLLEEETGLNLPIGVVRRKQDYLAGVASRGDIRVEIGDPVRGDEKNISGNKLRTETTVSAPASISQQINDSKLPITDKVAKLNLQASRKPALTEVVKKSVQTDLNQAESSPNSLLSNCRRPLYHYERNPPKEKSIAHDFIIPELPHGTTLVIDILTTWGDKHYVGLNGIEIFSDIGEPVSISKIWADPSDINILPEYNNDPRVVANLINGINQTTDDYNLWLAPYTSGSHHYIHMTFETAVNVAMFRIWNYNKSRIHSYRGVRDVKITLDDVVIFDGEIARASGGVFGNINSFGDTILFTTDGNILELISKHDAMYSFGTGEIESPTKETDRPITTDTGEGRPLTCASSNQSNSSKYSSNIFSYICKEVELVLLSNWGHPSLIGLTGIELIGDQDTTISLTQASVSCNDGSTHLNRLIDENNLTTEPSHMWATYFSQGDIPTLTITFQTEIFFTGIRIWNYNASLDLSYCGVRQMLVKLDGKSVCNDRDGFMLRRAPGSCHYDFLQEINFANQSAISEPSKHRITSNDSFLISNHMCDNADYEAPMMPQGFVYQVIIFSTWGDSYYVGLTGIEMYDSSGYMIKLTKDNITAYPESVNIIEGVDNDVRTPDKLLDGVNDTTDGHHMWLAPILPNQTNRIYIIFDSPVMVSAIKMWNYKKTPQRGVKEFAILVDDLLVYNGVLHSHISCGTILFNGSKDDASENHSLIQSGQIGQDTKLLNLDRRATSGGDCYADPLLRPHTSLIQANVRNNTTPNM, translated from the exons ATGGAGAAAGTAACCAGTGACGATACCTCGATTTCCGAATCAAATGGAATTTTCAACAAGTTACCACCATGGCTTGTAGAAATGACTGA GAGTGTGAAGAAACTAAAAACGCCAGAAGAAAGACTGAACCTTCTATCGTGCAAGCCATTTGCATCCGACGAACTATCGATCAGCCCAGCTATTTGTTCGATGATTACCGGTgttacagaaaaaagaaacag ATCATACGAAGAGCCACGTCGACTGTCATTTGCAGTTGAAACTCCCGACGGAGTTGGCGGCTGTATTATTTTACAGTCATCGACAACCACTTCACTTCCAAATACACCGAACGACGAACATGAATTTTCACGAACCTACTCGGCACTCTCAGCCTTCAGTTTACCCGAATCGAATGAAAACAAGTTCGCAATGTTGGATACGTacctggaaaaaaaagatgtccAGGAAGCTGTAGATTCTAAGAGTGGGGTAACAAGTTTGGAATGTTTACGCTCCTCTTCAGAGTCGAAACCATCTGCCGAAACTGAACAGCTGTTAGATCGTACCGTTCTAGACAGAAAACCAATCGAGAGACTCGCTGCTAATCATTCGACCATTGACGTTCAGATAAAGAAAACTAAAAGAACGACTCGACAGCAGCAGCAAGTCACTGGAAAatcttcgaaaattcacatACCACCCTACAGACGCACGAGTACTAATTTATTAGAAGAGGAAACTGGTTTGAATTTACCTATCG GAGTAGTGAGAAGGAAGCAAGATTATTTAGCTGGAGTTGCGTCAAGAGGAGATATTCGAGTCGAAATTGGAGACCCTGTTCGgggcgatgaaaaaaatataagcgGAAATAAATTAAGAACTGAAACTACAGTTTCTGCACCTGCGTCTATTTCACAGCAGATAAATGACAGTAAATTACCAATAACAGATAAAGTTGCAAAATTGAATCTACAAGCTTCTAGAAAACCAGCTCTCACCGAGgttgttaaaaaaagtgtGCAAACTGATTTAAATCAAGCAGAAAGTAGTCCAAACTCACTCTTGTCCAATTGTAGGCGACCCTTGTATCACTATGAGCGAAATCCACCAAAAG AAAAGTCTATTGCTCACGATTTCATAATACCTGAACTACCGCATGGAACAACGCTTGTCATAGATATTTTAACAACATGGGGTGACAAACACTACGTAGGGCTCAACGGAATTGAGATATTTTCTGATATAGGTGAACCCGTATCCATAAGCAAG ATATGGGCTGACCCTTCGGATATAAACATCTTACCAGAGTACAACAACGATCCACGTGTTGTCGCCAATTTAATTAACGGAATAAATCAAACTACAGACGACTACAACTTGTGGCTCGCTCCGTATACAAGCGGAAGCCATCATTACATTCACATGACGTTTGAGACGGCAGTCAATGTTGCAATGTTCAGAATTTGG AACTACAACAAATCCAGAATTCATTCTTACAGAGGAGTTAGAGATGTTAAAATTACACTTGACGACGTCGTTATATTTGACGGAGAAATTGCCAGGGCATCCGGAGGTGTGTTTGGCAACATTAATTCGTTTGGGGAT ACGATCCTCTTCACTACGGATGGAAACATTTTGGAGCTGATATCGAAACACGATGCGATGTATTCTTTCGGTACAGGTGAAATAGAATCACCGACAAAGGAAACGGATCGACCAATAACAACTGATACAGGC GAAGGACGTCCGCTGACCTGTGCCAGCTCTAATCAATCAAACTCGTCTAAGTACAgcagtaatattttttcgtacATTTGCAAAGAGGTTGAACTAGTTCTTCTTTCTAATTGGGGACATCCCAGTCTCATCG GGCTGACTGGAATAGAGTTGATAGGTGACCAAGATACCACAATTTCTTTAACACAGGCCTCGGTGTCCTGTAACGATGGAAGCACGCATCTCAATCGATTGATTGATGAAAATAACTTGACTACAGAGCCTAGCCACATGTGGGCGACTTATTTTTCACAAGGCGATATCCCGACATTAACGATTACTTTTCAAAcagagatattttttactgGAATCAGAATTTGGAACTACAATGCCTCCTTGGACCTTTCGTATTGCGGG gTGAGGCAAATGCTCGTTAAATTGGATGGGAAATCAGTGTGTAACGATCGTGATGGTTTTATGTTAAGAAGAGCACCGGGTAGTTGTCACTACGACTTTCtgcaagaaattaatttcgcTAATCAATCCGCGATATCAGAACCATCGAAACATCGGATTACGTCGAACGATTCGTTTCTCATAT CGAATCACATGTGTGACAATGCCGACTACGAAGCTCCGATGATGCCGCAAGGATTCGTATATCAGGTGATCATCTTTTCAACTTGGGGCGATTCTTATTACGTTGGCCTGACCGGTATCGAAATGTACGATTCCAGTGGATACATGATTAAATTAACGAAAGACA atataacGGCCTACCCAGAAAGTGTGAACATAATCGAGGGAGTAGACAACGATGTTCGGACTCCTGACAAATTATTAGATGGTGTAAACGATACCACAGATGGTCATCATATGTGGCTGGCTCCGATTTTACCAAATCAG aCCAACAGAATTTACATTATCTTTGACTCTCCAGTTATGGTATCTGCTATTAAAATGTGGAACTATAAAAAGACTCCACAGCGCGGAGTTAAAGAATTCGCT ATATTAGTGGACGATTTGTTAGTCTACAATGGTGTTCTGCATAGCCACATTTCTTGTGGCACCATATTGTTCAATGGTAGTAAGGATGATGCCTCTGAAAATCACAGTTTGATTCA AAGTGGACAAATTGGCCAGGACACCAAGCTTTTAAATTTGGATAGACGAGCTACGTCAGGTGGAGACTGTTATGCAGATCCATTGCTGCGACCACATACATCACTCATACAGGCCAATGTACGCAATAATACAACACCTAACATGTGA
- the LOC124411650 gene encoding monocyte to macrophage differentiation factor 2, with protein MNLNMDGFRLHHLISGPIANLLQSKWIKEVKWMNPRASTNEAYQPTSVEHIANVVTHGMWVMPSLLAGITLVQRSSTQMQLISALVYGTALLLVFTISTFFHSVHYCNHNRQLKDALHRCDRAMIYVFIAATYFPWLTVKDFSDDGLLIAMRYLVWIMAMLGILYQQIFHERFKMLETIFYLVMGIGPSIAIINITEISGIKELKVGGLIYVAGVVFFKSDGRIPCAHAIWHLFVAAAAAFHYYAILNYLYPSSENLDLNVSAGSLHSGVLESHLEL; from the exons AGTCAAATGGATGAATCCAAGAGCGTCGACCAACGAGGCTTATCAGCCAACCTCAGTAGAACACATAGCGAATGTCGTTACTCATGGGATGTGGGTGATGCCTTCGCTTCTGGCTGGTATAACGCTTGTCCAACGCTCCTCGACGCAAATGCAACTCATCTCTGCTCTGGTATACGGAACTGCGCTTCTTCTCGTCTTCACAATCTCCACGTTTTTCCATAGCGTACATTACTGCAATCATAACAG GCAGCTTAAGGATGCGCTACATCGATGCGATCGTGCAATGATATACGTCTTCATAGCAGCAACATACTTCCCGTGGTTAACggttaaagatttttcggacgACGGATTATTGATAGCAATGCGTTATCTTGTTTGGATTATGGCGATGCTTGGTATTCTATACCAACAAATCTTTCATGAGCGTTTCAAAATGCTCGAGACCATCTTTTATCTAGTCATGGGAATCGGACCCAGCATTGCGATCATCAATATT ACAGAAATCAGCGGTATAAAAGAGCTAAAAGTTGGCGGTCTGATATACGTAGCAGGCGTTGTATTCTTCAAATCGGATGGACGTATACCATGTGCGCATGCAATATGGCATCTATTCGTGGCTGCGGCAGCAGCGTTCCACTACTACGCAATATTGAATTACCTTTATCCCAGTTCAGAGAACTTGGATCTGAATGTATCAGCGGGATCACTTCATTCTGGTGTTTTGGAATCTCACTTGGAGCTTTAA